Proteins co-encoded in one Clostridia bacterium genomic window:
- a CDS encoding acetylxylan esterase, with translation MNNIKRKWLDALGTPSYEIPKEPLIFVKRYAYEDFDLEVYVQRNDPKSFQRIMMAFPKKLTAPCPAVVVPFYYPEAMLGFDPATQEICEKFTEISMMRDLVKRGYITASADSYHLTYTNNVHSKEGLDLWDEAGRRLREDNPNWSGVGKLVSDTTLLIDAVASDCRVDNTRIGIAGHSLGGKMAFYTGCLDDRIKVILASDFGIGWEQTNWKDIWYWHNTVDDLMEKQMDHAELLGVAAPKPFCLIAGKYDDETSWTLMSKAPGYQTGDGRLKIINHATGHRPPRWALDEGYDFVDEWL, from the coding sequence ATGAACAACATAAAGAGAAAGTGGCTGGATGCTTTGGGAACACCCTCTTACGAAATCCCGAAAGAGCCTTTGATTTTTGTTAAAAGATATGCGTATGAGGATTTCGATCTTGAGGTTTATGTACAAAGGAATGACCCGAAATCCTTTCAGCGGATTATGATGGCTTTTCCGAAAAAGCTGACTGCACCATGTCCTGCTGTAGTCGTACCTTTTTACTATCCCGAAGCAATGCTGGGATTTGACCCTGCGACGCAGGAAATCTGTGAAAAATTCACCGAGATTTCTATGATGCGTGATCTTGTAAAGAGAGGATATATTACTGCAAGTGCCGATTCGTATCATCTGACATATACAAATAATGTACATAGTAAAGAAGGTCTTGATTTATGGGATGAAGCGGGAAGGCGTTTAAGAGAGGACAATCCGAATTGGAGTGGCGTCGGAAAGCTGGTTTCAGATACAACACTTTTGATTGACGCGGTAGCCTCCGATTGTAGAGTTGACAATACTCGCATAGGTATTGCAGGGCACTCGCTGGGTGGGAAAATGGCTTTCTACACCGGATGTCTGGATGATAGAATTAAGGTTATTCTTGCCAGCGATTTTGGCATTGGATGGGAACAAACGAATTGGAAGGATATATGGTACTGGCATAATACTGTAGATGATTTGATGGAAAAACAAATGGACCATGCTGAACTTCTTGGCGTTGCTGCTCCCAAACCGTTTTGTCTGATTGCAGGGAAGTACGACGATGAAACCAGTTGGACTCTGATGAGCAAGGCTCCGGGGTATCAGACGGGTGACGGTCGGTTGAAAATTATCAATCACGCAACAGGTCACAGACCACCAAGATGGGCACTTGATGAAGGTTATGATTTTGTAGATGAATGGCTGTGA
- a CDS encoding AraC family transcriptional regulator, which produces MDTTMTEKNLLPFHPLDLGMYYCGQRVKTKNHSYGPEIRSHFLIVLVEQGHATMFSPKRIQLHAHDLFVMFPGERVHYKALTDWSIRWIGIYGEAVESLLSKCGITRKNPICRVDRFTELSELLYSLLKLSDDPYEASHFKRQSLLYDFLALLMHGANKNTVNAPVEAAKHIIKFNYNTDLTLTKLADRLNLNPTYFSRLFKEKTGMSPKQYILKIRMDRAKELLSHTQYTVKEISNSIGFPDSLYFSRLFKKYENLSPLAYRKNTKQ; this is translated from the coding sequence ATGGATACAACCATGACAGAAAAAAATTTACTCCCCTTTCATCCGCTTGATTTGGGTATGTATTATTGCGGACAACGTGTGAAAACAAAAAATCACAGCTATGGACCTGAAATTCGCTCACACTTTTTAATTGTTCTGGTCGAACAGGGACATGCTACAATGTTTAGTCCTAAAAGAATACAGCTTCATGCGCATGATTTATTTGTCATGTTTCCGGGCGAGAGAGTGCATTACAAAGCGCTCACAGACTGGAGCATCCGCTGGATAGGTATTTACGGTGAGGCGGTGGAATCGCTGCTTTCAAAATGTGGCATCACCCGTAAAAATCCGATTTGCCGTGTAGACCGATTCACCGAGCTTTCTGAGTTGCTTTACTCCCTTTTAAAGCTTTCGGATGATCCGTATGAAGCATCTCATTTTAAGCGTCAGTCTCTTTTATATGACTTTTTGGCGCTTCTGATGCATGGTGCAAACAAAAACACCGTAAATGCACCCGTGGAAGCTGCAAAGCATATTATTAAATTTAATTACAACACCGATTTAACGTTAACAAAATTAGCCGACCGCTTAAACCTGAATCCAACTTATTTTTCACGATTGTTTAAAGAGAAAACAGGCATGTCGCCCAAACAATACATTTTAAAAATTCGTATGGACAGAGCAAAAGAGCTGCTGTCTCATACGCAATACACAGTAAAGGAGATTTCAAATTCTATCGGTTTTCCGGATTCGTTATATTTTTCAAGACTGTTTAAAAAGTATGAAAATCTCTCTCCACTGGCATACAGAAAAAACACGAAACAATAA